From a region of the Halanaerobium hydrogeniformans genome:
- a CDS encoding HD domain-containing phosphohydrolase — protein MHSSEEFSIVAEEILTHHEKWDGSGYPKGLSGKNIPYLARIISIVDAYDVMISGRPYQEKMTEEETLAEIEAAARSQFDPDLVKKFLEFIK, from the coding sequence ATCCATTCATCTGAAGAATTCTCTATTGTAGCAGAGGAAATACTAACCCATCATGAAAAATGGGATGGTAGTGGTTATCCAAAAGGTCTTTCAGGCAAAAATATACCTTATCTAGCCAGGATAATTTCTATTGTTGATGCATATGATGTTATGATAAGTGGTAGACCTTATCAAGAAAAAATGACTGAAGAAGAAACTCTAGCTGAGATTGAAGCAGCTGCAAGAAGTCAATTTGATCCTGATTTAGTTAAAAAATTTCTGGAGTTTATAAAATAA
- a CDS encoding IS3-like element ISHahy2 family transposase (programmed frameshift), with product MEENIMPTKYPEEIKRKVVALANNGKNQTEILNEYGMARSTLHKWIKDYNNSGSFSAKDNRSDKEKELIKLQKENKQLKMENDIFKASGADNGTKVAVIKANRDKYSISAMCRALNISRGMIYYTPKEKQVDVELESEVISIYKASRNHYGTRKIKRELAKKGYQVSKRRIGKIMKKYNLVSTYTKKQYKVHSPSCNEDKIANIVNREFNKEEALDVVVSDLTYVNVKGKWNYVCLIIDLFNREFVGYAAGKKKNAELVTEAFKSIKRPLNQINILHTDRGNEFKNKAIDDILVRFDIERSLSNKGCPYDNAVAEAAFKVVKTEFAYDRIFNSFEELEYELFDYVNWYNNHRIHGSLDYLTPVEYRYLMFDKKLL from the exons ATGGAGGAAAATATCATGCCTACAAAATATCCTGAAGAAATCAAAAGAAAAGTTGTTGCTCTGGCCAATAATGGTAAAAATCAAACTGAAATACTCAATGAATATGGAATGGCAAGGTCCACACTTCATAAATGGATAAAAGACTATAATAACTCAGGTTCATTCAGCGCTAAAGATAATAGATCTGATAAAGAAAAAGAATTAATTAAATTACAAAAAGAAAACAAGCAGTTAAAAATGGAGAATGATATTT TTAAAGCAAGCGGCGCTGATAATGGGACGAAAGTAGCAGTTATTAAGGCAAACAGGGATAAATACAGTATTAGCGCCATGTGCAGAGCACTCAATATATCAAGGGGTATGATCTATTATACCCCTAAAGAAAAACAGGTTGATGTTGAACTAGAAAGCGAAGTGATTTCCATTTACAAAGCAAGTAGAAATCACTATGGAACCAGAAAAATCAAAAGAGAATTAGCTAAAAAAGGTTATCAGGTGTCCAAGCGAAGAATAGGTAAAATAATGAAAAAATATAATCTAGTTTCTACTTATACTAAAAAACAATACAAAGTTCATTCTCCAAGCTGTAATGAAGATAAAATTGCCAATATTGTAAACAGAGAATTTAACAAAGAAGAAGCTCTAGACGTTGTTGTCAGTGATTTAACCTATGTTAATGTAAAAGGAAAATGGAACTATGTCTGTCTGATCATAGATCTCTTCAACCGTGAATTTGTTGGTTATGCAGCAGGTAAAAAGAAAAATGCCGAATTAGTAACTGAGGCTTTTAAAAGTATTAAAAGACCACTAAATCAAATTAATATTTTACATACTGATAGAGGTAATGAATTCAAAAATAAAGCTATCGATGATATTTTAGTCAGGTTTGATATTGAGCGTTCTTTAAGCAATAAAGGATGCCCATATGATAATGCAGTGGCAGAAGCAGCCTTTAAAGTAGTTAAGACTGAATTTGCTTATGACAGAATATTTAACAGCTTTGAAGAGCTGGAATATGAGCTATTTGACTATGTTAACTGGTATAATAACCACAGAATCCACGGGTCGTTAGATTACCTAACACCTGTTGAATATAGATATTTAATGTTCGATAAAAAATTGTTGTAA
- the dpaL gene encoding diaminopropionate ammonia-lyase, whose protein sequence is MKSKDRLIDIQSIKNKNLGGSKPDFLNAETAKHVRKFHISFDEYRATPLTSLKNLADYLGIKNIYVKDESYRFKLNSFKVLGGTYAIARSLAEKLDRDIENLNFEMLKCKEAKEKLGEITFITATDGNHGKGIAWAANHLGHQAVIYLPDGSAQKRVDAIREVGGKAIVTNLNYDDTVAYAMKKAKENNWHLVQDTAWEGYEKIPTWIMQGYTTMAEEIKLQLELEGIEEPTHMFLQAGVGSMAGSILGYYINQFDNYPITTIIEPNEAACVFNSASHSDGKTHKVEGDLKTDMAGLACGEANPLAWEILRDYAHMFVTCNDYVSSRGMRILANPIADDKQIISGESGSVGLGFLSLLMEKENLRSLKNELQLDEDSIVLIFNTEGATDTINYRKIVWDGKDSLLD, encoded by the coding sequence GTGAAAAGCAAGGATAGATTAATTGATATTCAATCAATAAAAAATAAAAATTTAGGTGGCTCAAAACCAGATTTTCTCAATGCAGAGACTGCAAAACATGTTCGAAAATTTCATATTTCTTTTGATGAATACAGAGCAACTCCTCTGACTAGTTTGAAAAACCTGGCTGACTACCTTGGTATTAAAAACATCTATGTTAAAGATGAATCATATAGATTTAAGCTTAATTCTTTTAAAGTTTTGGGTGGTACCTATGCTATCGCAAGATCTCTAGCTGAAAAACTGGATCGAGATATTGAAAATTTAAATTTTGAAATGCTCAAATGCAAAGAAGCTAAAGAAAAATTAGGCGAGATAACTTTTATAACAGCGACTGACGGAAATCATGGTAAAGGAATTGCCTGGGCAGCAAATCATCTCGGACATCAGGCAGTAATTTATCTGCCAGATGGTTCTGCCCAAAAAAGAGTTGATGCTATTAGAGAAGTAGGTGGAAAAGCAATTGTTACAAATTTAAATTATGATGATACGGTTGCTTATGCAATGAAAAAGGCTAAAGAAAACAACTGGCATCTGGTACAGGATACTGCCTGGGAGGGTTATGAAAAAATACCGACCTGGATTATGCAGGGCTATACCACAATGGCTGAGGAAATTAAGCTTCAGCTCGAACTAGAAGGTATCGAAGAACCAACCCATATGTTTCTTCAGGCAGGGGTGGGATCTATGGCCGGCTCTATTCTGGGTTATTATATCAACCAATTTGATAATTATCCGATCACCACAATTATTGAACCAAATGAAGCAGCATGTGTATTTAATTCTGCCTCTCACTCTGATGGAAAAACCCATAAAGTTGAAGGAGATTTAAAAACCGATATGGCAGGCCTTGCCTGTGGAGAAGCTAATCCTTTAGCCTGGGAAATTTTAAGAGATTATGCTCATATGTTCGTTACCTGCAATGATTATGTTTCTTCAAGGGGAATGAGAATTTTGGCCAATCCAATCGCGGATGATAAACAGATTATTTCTGGTGAGTCAGGATCTGTTGGGCTTGGTTTTCTTTCTTTATTGATGGAAAAAGAAAACCTACGCTCTTTAAAAAATGAGCTTCAATTAGATGAAGATTCAATTGTTCTAATCTTTAATACTGAAGGAGCCACAGATACAATTAATTATAGGAAAATTGTCTGGGATGGAAAAGACAGTTTGTTGGATTAA